A single Bacillus sp. HMF5848 DNA region contains:
- the pnpS gene encoding two-component system histidine kinase PnpS produces the protein MNRFRTRLLVTLITLILFVLIALGFLLGQLYKNFYLDTYKDRLEKEVELVAEIIDHDRLKSTALHTELKKYSKMLYSNLFLFDNKGNVLLKTKPSNKKMEEHHNNLIKSMIDSETDIEIVQEKDGTFYYGAQLLSDNGDIKGYLFLSTPVESLEQVNRRIWILLSTCLGLALIVILFLATRITNQYTRPIESATKVAMELARGNYNARTYENHIDETGMLSQSINILARNLQDMTKAQEMQQDRLKTLIENMGSGLVLIDGRGYINLVNRAFKEIFDIDPVDYLYKLYYNAFTHTEVVQLIEEIFMTEVNTRRQLLLPLKIERKHFDVYGAPIIGTNDEWKGIVIVFHDITELKKLEQMRKDFVANVSHELKTPITSIKGFSETLLDGAMKDEATLEYFLSIILKESDRLQTLIQDLLELSKIEQQGFKLNIDHVNIQEVLEDIFVILKSKAEYKEIDLNLNLEKKHLFIKGDTYRIKQVFINLINNAITYTPSGGKVMVNVSVDANDVIIAVSDTGIGILKEEIPRIFERFYRVDKARSRNSGGTGLGLAIVKHLVEAHGGTITVDSRTGGGTTFTVKFKKDIY, from the coding sequence ATGAATAGGTTTCGCACACGCTTACTAGTTACCCTTATTACATTAATTTTATTTGTTCTAATCGCATTAGGTTTTCTATTAGGTCAATTGTATAAAAATTTCTACCTAGATACATACAAGGATAGACTAGAAAAAGAAGTTGAGTTAGTTGCGGAAATAATTGATCACGATAGGTTAAAATCTACAGCGCTACATACTGAGCTGAAAAAGTACAGTAAAATGTTGTATTCAAATCTGTTCCTCTTTGATAATAAAGGCAATGTATTGTTAAAAACAAAGCCCTCCAATAAGAAAATGGAGGAACATCATAATAATTTAATTAAATCTATGATAGATAGTGAGACAGATATTGAAATCGTACAGGAAAAAGATGGAACATTCTATTATGGTGCTCAGTTACTATCTGATAATGGTGATATAAAAGGATACTTATTCTTAAGTACTCCAGTGGAATCGCTTGAGCAAGTGAATAGACGGATATGGATATTACTATCTACTTGTTTAGGTCTTGCTCTTATCGTCATTTTATTTTTAGCTACGAGAATAACGAACCAGTACACACGTCCTATTGAATCAGCCACAAAGGTTGCGATGGAACTGGCGCGAGGAAATTATAATGCAAGAACGTACGAGAATCATATAGATGAAACTGGTATGTTAAGCCAATCAATTAATATTTTAGCAAGAAATCTCCAGGACATGACTAAAGCACAAGAGATGCAGCAGGACAGACTCAAGACGCTTATAGAAAATATGGGGAGTGGCTTAGTTTTAATTGATGGTAGAGGTTATATAAATCTTGTTAACCGTGCATTTAAAGAAATTTTTGATATTGATCCTGTAGATTATTTATACAAACTCTACTATAATGCGTTTACACATACTGAGGTAGTACAATTAATTGAAGAAATCTTTATGACAGAGGTTAATACACGTAGACAGCTCTTGTTGCCTTTGAAAATTGAACGAAAGCATTTTGATGTGTATGGAGCGCCGATTATTGGTACGAACGATGAGTGGAAGGGTATTGTTATTGTTTTTCATGATATAACAGAACTTAAAAAGCTTGAACAAATGCGTAAGGATTTCGTTGCCAATGTATCGCATGAATTAAAAACGCCGATAACCAGTATAAAAGGTTTCTCAGAAACATTGTTAGATGGAGCGATGAAGGATGAAGCAACATTAGAATATTTTCTTTCTATCATCCTAAAAGAAAGCGATCGTTTACAAACATTAATCCAAGACTTACTAGAGTTATCAAAAATTGAACAGCAAGGATTTAAGTTAAATATTGATCATGTAAATATTCAGGAAGTACTAGAAGATATTTTTGTTATTTTGAAAAGTAAGGCCGAGTATAAAGAAATAGACTTGAATTTAAATCTTGAGAAAAAACATTTGTTCATTAAAGGTGACACATATCGCATTAAACAAGTATTTATCAATCTTATAAATAATGCCATTACTTATACACCAAGTGGTGGAAAGGTAATGGTCAATGTCTCTGTTGATGCTAATGATGTGATTATTGCTGTATCTGATACAGGTATTGGCATATTAAAGGAAGAGATCCCACGTATATTTGAACGGTTTTATCGTGTGGATAAAGCAAGAAGTCGCAATTCAGGTGGGACAGGATTAGGCTTAGCAATTGTTAAGCATCTTGTTGAAGCACATGGCGGTACAATAACTGTGGATAGTCGAACCGGTGGGGGAACGACATTTACAGTAAAATTTAAAAAGGATATTTATTGA
- the mutM gene encoding DNA-formamidopyrimidine glycosylase, which yields MPELPEVETVRRTLQQLVIGKTIEYVDVRWPKMIKKPDNLDEFKMLLQGQTIHQVDRRGKFLKFMLDDFVLVSHLRMEGRYGLYSKGEEYDKHTHVMFTFTDGSELRYRDVRKFGTMHLFIKGKEEEALPLSQLGVEPFSPQFTVEYLQNKLKSTSRSIKAVLLDQQIVVGLGNIYVDEALFRSGLYPEIHANEVSSEQITRLHNEIIDTLKEAVEQGGSTVRSYVNTQGQIGLFQLKIFVYGRKGEPCKKCGTMIEKRVVAGRGTHYCPKCQPVVVSAME from the coding sequence GTGCCGGAGCTACCAGAAGTTGAAACAGTTCGCCGTACATTGCAACAGTTAGTTATCGGAAAAACAATAGAATATGTAGACGTACGATGGCCAAAAATGATTAAAAAACCTGATAATCTGGATGAATTCAAGATGCTTTTACAAGGTCAAACTATACATCAAGTTGACCGGCGGGGGAAATTTCTCAAGTTTATGTTAGATGATTTTGTACTTGTTTCTCATTTGCGGATGGAAGGTCGTTATGGCTTATATTCAAAGGGCGAAGAATATGATAAGCACACGCATGTTATGTTTACATTCACAGATGGTAGTGAGTTGAGATATAGAGATGTACGAAAGTTTGGTACGATGCACCTGTTTATTAAAGGTAAAGAAGAAGAAGCACTTCCTTTATCACAATTGGGAGTAGAGCCATTTTCACCTCAATTCACGGTAGAATATTTGCAAAATAAACTTAAAAGTACGTCCAGATCTATTAAAGCTGTACTACTAGACCAACAAATTGTTGTTGGTCTAGGTAACATCTATGTAGATGAGGCGTTATTCAGGTCAGGGTTATATCCAGAAATACATGCCAATGAGGTATCGTCTGAACAAATAACACGCTTGCACAATGAAATTATAGATACCCTTAAGGAAGCGGTTGAACAAGGTGGGAGTACCGTTAGGTCTTATGTGAACACACAAGGCCAAATAGGATTGTTTCAGCTGAAAATATTTGTGTATGGGCGTAAAGGTGAACCTTGTAAAAAATGTGGGACAATGATAGAGAAACGGGTAGTAGCTGGTCGTGGAACGCACTATTGTCCAAAGTGTCAACCAGTGGTGGTATCTGCGATGGAATGA
- the polA gene encoding DNA polymerase I, which translates to MSKKKVVLIDGNSIAYRAFFALPLLNNEKGIHTNAIYGFTMMLMRILDEEKPTHILVAFDAGKTTFRHNTFQEYKGGRQKTPPELSEQFTYLRELLKAYRIRTYELENYEADDIIGTLAIQASKEDYEVKVISGDKDLTQLASDKVTVDITRKGITDVDHYTPDFIMEKYGILPKQIIDMKGLMGDTSDNIPGVPGVGEKTALKLLKEFGTVEKVVNSVDKVSGKKLQEKLTEFKEQALLSKELATILCEAPIEITADDLSYEGYDAKQVVTIFKELGFNSLLDKFDDGTLTETNEPLEDIQFETVSEISGDMLTDTEAALYVEVLQENYHQAAIQGFAVVNSSGYYYVPTNVALKSSDFKQWLENANKKKFVYDAKRAKVALKWQGVNLDGITFDLLLASYILNPSESGITDVADIARGKGFTSVQSNEAVYGKGAKQQIPDGQVLGEHLVRKAAAIYALKDQFIQELKDNEQLALYEELEMPLSLILAEMEFTGVQVDVERLHTMGDELKRQLDEMEAQIHELAGVKFNINSPKQLGEVLFEKLNLPVIKKTKTGYSTSADVLEKLADKHEIIEIILHYRQLGKLQSTYIEGLLKVVHNDTNKVHTRFNQALTQTGRLSSTDPNLQNIPIRLEEGRKIRQAFIPSEDEWVIFAADYSQIELRVLAHIANDPKLVEAFQNDMDIHTKTAMDVFHVKADDVTSNMRRQAKAVNFGIVYGISDYGLSQSLGITRKEAGQFIERYLDSFPGVKDYMDSIIEEAKQNGYVKTLLQRRRYIPEIHSRNFNMRSFAERTAMNTPIQGSAADIIKKAMIDMADRLQQEKLQARLLLQVHDELIFEAPKSELETLKKIVPEVMEQAIHLAVPLKVDYAFGDSWFDSK; encoded by the coding sequence ATGAGTAAGAAAAAGGTTGTATTAATAGACGGTAATAGTATAGCGTATCGTGCGTTTTTTGCTCTTCCACTTCTTAATAACGAGAAAGGTATACATACTAATGCCATTTATGGCTTCACCATGATGCTCATGCGTATTTTAGATGAAGAGAAACCGACTCATATACTAGTGGCGTTTGATGCAGGAAAAACCACTTTTCGTCACAATACTTTCCAAGAATATAAAGGTGGTCGTCAAAAAACCCCACCAGAACTGTCTGAACAGTTTACATATCTGCGTGAATTGCTTAAAGCGTATCGCATCCGCACATATGAACTGGAAAATTATGAAGCTGATGATATAATCGGTACTTTGGCAATTCAAGCATCGAAGGAAGATTACGAGGTTAAGGTCATCTCTGGTGATAAAGACCTTACTCAATTAGCATCAGATAAAGTGACTGTTGATATTACACGAAAAGGTATTACAGATGTAGATCACTATACGCCAGATTTTATAATGGAAAAGTATGGAATATTACCAAAGCAGATTATCGATATGAAAGGTTTAATGGGAGACACATCAGATAATATCCCAGGTGTTCCGGGTGTCGGAGAAAAAACGGCTCTTAAGCTTTTAAAAGAATTTGGTACTGTTGAGAAGGTTGTAAATTCAGTTGATAAAGTAAGTGGTAAAAAACTACAAGAAAAACTAACAGAATTTAAGGAACAAGCTTTGTTAAGTAAGGAGCTCGCAACAATTTTGTGTGAGGCACCGATTGAGATTACAGCTGATGACCTTTCGTATGAGGGTTATGATGCAAAGCAGGTTGTTACGATTTTTAAAGAACTCGGCTTTAATTCACTGTTAGATAAATTTGACGATGGTACATTGACTGAAACGAATGAGCCTTTAGAAGATATACAATTTGAAACTGTATCTGAGATTAGCGGTGATATGCTGACAGATACTGAAGCTGCATTATATGTAGAAGTGTTACAAGAGAATTATCACCAAGCTGCAATTCAAGGATTTGCTGTCGTAAATAGCTCAGGGTACTACTATGTCCCTACGAATGTAGCATTAAAATCTTCAGACTTTAAACAATGGCTAGAAAACGCTAATAAGAAAAAATTCGTGTATGACGCTAAGCGAGCAAAAGTAGCGCTAAAATGGCAAGGTGTGAATCTTGATGGGATAACTTTCGACTTGCTACTTGCTTCGTATATCCTTAACCCATCGGAATCAGGTATTACAGATGTGGCTGATATAGCAAGAGGGAAAGGCTTTACATCTGTTCAGTCCAATGAAGCAGTCTATGGGAAAGGGGCAAAACAGCAAATACCGGATGGGCAAGTGTTAGGAGAGCACCTAGTACGTAAAGCAGCGGCAATTTATGCTTTAAAAGACCAGTTTATTCAAGAACTAAAGGACAATGAGCAACTAGCTTTGTATGAGGAATTGGAAATGCCATTGTCACTTATCCTTGCTGAGATGGAATTTACGGGCGTTCAAGTAGATGTTGAACGTTTACATACAATGGGCGATGAGTTAAAAAGGCAGCTAGACGAAATGGAAGCTCAAATTCATGAACTTGCAGGAGTAAAGTTTAACATTAACTCACCAAAGCAGTTGGGAGAAGTATTATTTGAAAAATTAAATCTCCCTGTTATTAAAAAAACAAAAACAGGCTATTCTACATCTGCGGATGTGCTTGAAAAACTAGCCGATAAGCATGAGATTATTGAAATTATTCTGCATTATAGACAGCTAGGCAAATTACAATCTACATATATTGAAGGTTTATTAAAAGTTGTGCATAACGACACTAATAAGGTACATACTCGTTTTAATCAGGCACTGACACAAACGGGAAGGTTAAGCTCAACGGATCCTAACTTACAAAACATTCCTATCCGTTTAGAGGAAGGGCGGAAAATACGACAAGCATTCATACCATCAGAAGATGAATGGGTCATATTTGCTGCGGACTATTCGCAAATTGAATTACGTGTGTTGGCTCATATTGCGAACGATCCTAAGCTTGTAGAGGCTTTTCAAAATGATATGGATATACATACGAAAACAGCGATGGATGTTTTTCATGTAAAGGCCGATGATGTAACATCGAATATGAGAAGACAAGCTAAAGCTGTTAACTTTGGTATTGTATATGGCATTAGTGACTACGGTTTATCGCAAAGCTTAGGTATTACTAGGAAAGAGGCTGGCCAATTTATTGAGCGCTACTTAGATAGTTTTCCGGGTGTTAAAGATTATATGGATAGCATTATCGAAGAGGCTAAACAAAATGGGTATGTAAAAACACTCCTTCAACGAAGACGTTACATCCCAGAGATTCATAGCAGGAATTTTAACATGAGGAGTTTTGCGGAACGCACAGCTATGAACACTCCGATACAAGGAAGTGCAGCTGATATTATAAAAAAAGCTATGATTGATATGGCTGATCGATTACAGCAAGAGAAATTACAAGCTCGTTTATTGTTACAGGTACACGATGAATTAATATTTGAAGCGCCTAAAAGTGAACTTGAAACTTTAAAGAAAATTGTACCTGAAGTAATGGAGCAAGCTATTCATTTAGCTGTCCCGTTAAAAGTGGATTATGCTTTCGGTGATAGCTGGTTTGATTCGAAATAA
- the hflC gene encoding protease modulator HflC — MSDVIDMNEQRKQQGDWKKYTRGGIGLVVILLLIGLVLNNLFIVKEGEYKVIRQFGEVVNVVQEPGLNFKIPFIQTVSTLPKYQMVLDVPQAEINTRDKKRMLVDNYAIWKIVDAKSMISNARTVIGAETRMEEFIYSILRSELGSLNYDEIINDEKSSRGSLNDRVTEMVNELLEKNNYGIVVTDVRMKRTDLPTENEESVYRRMISERESKAQEYLSMGDAEKNRITAQTDREVKETLAKAKADAEVIRGQGEAEAARVYNESFSKDPAFYNLYRTLESYKVTIDGETVIMLPADSPYARLLMGYTQ, encoded by the coding sequence ATGAGTGATGTAATAGATATGAATGAACAACGTAAGCAACAAGGGGATTGGAAGAAGTATACAAGAGGTGGCATTGGCCTAGTTGTTATACTTTTGTTGATAGGACTTGTTTTAAATAACTTATTTATCGTAAAAGAAGGCGAGTATAAAGTTATTCGTCAATTTGGTGAAGTCGTTAACGTTGTACAGGAGCCAGGGTTAAACTTTAAGATCCCGTTTATTCAAACTGTATCAACCCTACCAAAATATCAGATGGTTCTAGATGTACCACAAGCGGAAATAAACACTCGCGATAAAAAGCGTATGCTTGTAGATAATTACGCTATATGGAAAATTGTTGATGCTAAATCAATGATTTCAAATGCAAGAACGGTAATTGGTGCAGAAACACGTATGGAAGAATTTATCTATTCTATCCTTCGTTCTGAGCTAGGTTCTTTAAATTATGATGAAATTATCAATGATGAAAAGTCATCCCGAGGAAGCTTGAACGATCGAGTGACAGAGATGGTTAATGAACTTTTAGAGAAAAATAACTATGGTATTGTAGTTACAGATGTTAGAATGAAGCGAACTGATTTACCGACAGAAAACGAAGAATCTGTTTACAGACGTATGATTTCAGAGCGTGAATCAAAGGCTCAAGAATATCTATCTATGGGTGATGCAGAGAAGAATCGTATTACAGCTCAAACAGACCGTGAAGTAAAAGAGACTCTCGCAAAAGCAAAAGCTGATGCAGAGGTTATTCGTGGTCAAGGTGAAGCAGAAGCAGCGAGAGTATATAATGAGTCATTTTCTAAAGATCCTGCTTTCTACAATTTATATCGTACGCTAGAGTCATATAAAGTTACAATTGATGGTGAAACGGTTATTATGCTACCAGCAGACTCACCGTATGCTAGATTGTTAATGGGCTACACACAATAA
- a CDS encoding response regulator transcription factor, which yields MSKKLLVVDDEQSILTLLQYNLEQAGFEVISAMDGEEGLEKALDNRPDLIVLDLMLPKMDGIEVCKHLRQQKVDVPILMLTAKDDEFDKVLGLELGADDYMTKPFSPREVIARIKAILRRTQISESSQTGKDDNEHDKLVIGELNILPEHYEAYFADERLELTPKEFELLLYLARNKGRVLTRDQLLSAVWNYDFAGDTRIVDVHISHLREKIEKNTKKPTYIKTIRGLGYKLEGPKLDE from the coding sequence ATGAGTAAAAAATTATTAGTAGTCGATGATGAACAATCAATTTTAACGTTGTTGCAATACAATCTAGAACAAGCAGGCTTTGAAGTCATCTCAGCAATGGATGGAGAAGAAGGGCTTGAGAAGGCACTGGACAACAGACCAGACTTAATCGTTCTTGACCTGATGCTTCCTAAAATGGATGGGATAGAAGTTTGTAAACATTTACGTCAACAAAAGGTTGATGTACCTATTCTCATGTTGACTGCTAAAGATGATGAATTTGATAAAGTATTAGGTTTGGAACTTGGTGCAGATGACTATATGACAAAGCCATTCAGCCCTCGTGAAGTCATTGCAAGAATTAAAGCTATTTTACGTAGAACACAAATAAGTGAGTCTTCTCAAACAGGAAAAGATGACAATGAACATGATAAACTTGTCATTGGTGAGCTTAATATCTTACCAGAGCATTATGAAGCTTATTTTGCTGATGAACGCTTAGAATTGACACCTAAAGAATTCGAGCTTTTATTGTATTTGGCCAGAAATAAAGGGCGAGTACTTACTCGAGATCAATTATTAAGTGCTGTATGGAATTATGATTTTGCTGGAGATACTCGAATTGTTGATGTGCACATAAGTCATTTGCGTGAAAAAATTGAAAAAAATACGAAAAAGCCAACTTATATTAAAACTATTCGAGGCTTAGGGTACAAGCTAGAGGGACCAAAGCTAGATGAATAG
- the coaE gene encoding dephospho-CoA kinase (Dephospho-CoA kinase (CoaE) performs the final step in coenzyme A biosynthesis.) produces the protein MSLVIGLTGGIASGKSTVSAMLREIGVPVIDADVIAHQVVKVGQPAYNEIVNVFGDSILKADKTIDRPQLGSIVFNNEQKRLVLNSIVHPAVRQAMLSEKNLYIQQGHSVVVLDIPLLFESKLTSLVDKVLVVYVDEEIQLARLIKRNQLTETEALARISSQMPLKNKVELADAVINNNGTIEDSQRQLFHILKEWHVKF, from the coding sequence ATGAGCTTAGTTATTGGTTTAACAGGTGGAATTGCAAGCGGCAAATCAACCGTGTCAGCTATGCTTCGTGAAATTGGAGTGCCCGTTATAGATGCTGATGTAATAGCACATCAAGTGGTGAAAGTAGGTCAGCCAGCATATAACGAGATTGTGAATGTATTTGGTGACAGCATTTTAAAAGCTGACAAAACAATTGACCGTCCTCAACTTGGTTCTATAGTGTTTAATAACGAACAAAAGCGATTAGTATTAAATTCAATTGTACATCCAGCTGTTCGTCAAGCGATGCTTTCTGAAAAGAACCTTTATATACAACAAGGACATTCAGTTGTTGTTCTAGATATTCCGCTTTTATTTGAAAGTAAATTAACTTCACTAGTTGATAAAGTGTTAGTTGTATATGTTGATGAAGAAATACAGTTAGCTCGATTAATAAAAAGAAATCAATTAACAGAAACTGAGGCATTGGCGCGAATCTCGTCACAAATGCCTCTTAAAAATAAGGTGGAGTTAGCTGATGCTGTAATAAATAACAATGGTACTATAGAGGATTCACAGCGTCAGCTTTTTCATATCTTAAAAGAATGGCATGTTAAATTTTGA
- the hflK gene encoding FtsH protease activity modulator HflK has product MISMRRIYAAVGIAALVIVLGLAATTTWFTVDESEQAVMLTFGEAGAPITEPGLHFKMPWPIQIVETLSKETFSLTFGYEQLEDGTIREQPQDTKMITGDENIVLADMVVQWKITDPERFLYNSQDPVQILYNSTSASLRSIIGSSKIDDALTSGKAEIEAEVRELLTELVAKYDVGISISAVKLQDVELPNEEVRKAFTNVTDAREMMNTKINEAKKYRNKAINEAEGEKDALISKAEGDKTARIEAARGDVAKFNALYAEYVKSPDITKQRLVIETLEQVLPGAEIYIMNDDGSTLKYFPIRPLEKSETPPAVKEGSVNNE; this is encoded by the coding sequence ATGATAAGTATGCGACGAATATATGCGGCTGTCGGTATTGCGGCACTCGTCATTGTTTTAGGCTTAGCAGCTACAACAACATGGTTTACCGTTGATGAATCCGAGCAAGCCGTTATGTTAACGTTTGGGGAGGCGGGTGCTCCGATAACTGAGCCAGGTCTACATTTTAAAATGCCATGGCCAATCCAAATAGTTGAAACATTATCAAAAGAAACATTTAGCTTAACATTCGGGTATGAACAATTAGAAGACGGTACGATAAGAGAACAACCTCAAGATACAAAAATGATTACTGGTGACGAAAACATTGTACTAGCTGATATGGTTGTACAATGGAAAATAACAGATCCTGAGCGATTCCTATATAATTCACAGGATCCAGTACAAATATTATATAATTCTACATCAGCATCTCTTCGTAGTATTATCGGTAGTTCTAAAATTGATGATGCGTTAACATCAGGAAAGGCAGAAATTGAAGCCGAGGTTCGAGAATTACTTACAGAATTAGTTGCTAAGTATGATGTAGGTATCTCTATTTCAGCTGTTAAACTGCAAGATGTTGAATTACCTAATGAAGAAGTAAGAAAAGCATTTACAAATGTAACAGATGCAAGAGAAATGATGAATACAAAGATTAACGAAGCTAAAAAGTATCGTAACAAAGCTATTAATGAAGCGGAAGGGGAAAAAGATGCCCTTATTTCAAAAGCTGAAGGTGATAAGACAGCTCGTATTGAAGCCGCTCGTGGTGATGTAGCGAAGTTCAATGCATTATATGCTGAATATGTTAAGTCACCAGATATTACAAAGCAACGACTTGTTATTGAAACGCTAGAACAAGTACTACCGGGTGCTGAGATTTATATTATGAACGATGACGGTAGTACGTTGAAATACTTCCCGATTCGTCCGTTAGAAAAGTCAGAAACGCCACCTGCCGTGAAGGAAGGAAGTGTGAACAATGAGTGA
- a CDS encoding MaoC/PaaZ C-terminal domain-containing protein, translating into MVLSKKRKIGRYINEISKGEKLTLTETIEDKDLLIYLGLTNDANPLYIQHDYASQTRFDKPIVPSIMLTGIVSAAISKYLPGAGSHIIEQQLSFLKPVYHYATIQFLLEVVGIDEESETVTIEVVAEDEENEQVLKGSIIVSPPQKVKGLDGKDLENF; encoded by the coding sequence ATGGTTTTGTCTAAAAAGCGAAAAATTGGCAGATATATTAACGAGATTTCAAAAGGTGAAAAATTAACTTTAACGGAAACAATAGAGGATAAGGATTTACTTATCTATTTAGGCCTTACAAACGATGCAAATCCATTATACATTCAACATGATTATGCTTCTCAAACAAGATTTGATAAGCCTATTGTTCCTTCTATCATGCTTACTGGGATTGTGTCTGCAGCCATATCTAAATATTTACCGGGCGCTGGAAGTCACATTATTGAGCAGCAACTTAGTTTTTTAAAGCCTGTTTATCATTATGCTACCATTCAGTTTTTGCTCGAAGTTGTCGGAATTGATGAGGAATCAGAAACGGTAACAATTGAAGTAGTGGCTGAAGATGAAGAAAATGAACAAGTTTTAAAAGGAAGTATCATTGTGTCACCTCCACAAAAGGTTAAGGGACTAGATGGCAAAGATTTAGAAAACTTTTAG
- a CDS encoding glyceraldehyde-3-phosphate dehydrogenase, with translation MKARVAINGFGRIGRMVFRKAITEDTLSIVAINASYPVETLAHLIKYDTTHGRFAGQVETDDNALIVNGKRILVVNSRDPRELPWGSLKIDIVIEATGKFNNKEHAEKHIVAGAKKVILTAPGKNEDITIVIGVNENDFDVENHNIISNASCTTNCLAPVVKILDDYFHIHNGLMTTVHSFTNDQKNIDNPHKDLRRARACAQSIIPTTTGAAKALSKVLPHLNGKLHGMALRVPTPNVSLVDLVVDVEKDVTVEEVNEVFRKSATDSLKGIVDITMEPLVSVDFNTNPHSSIIDGLSTMVMEKRKIKVLAWYDNEWGYSCRVVDLTKHIAYELLSHSEVCVG, from the coding sequence ATGAAAGCGAGAGTTGCAATTAACGGGTTTGGACGCATCGGCAGAATGGTATTTCGTAAGGCTATTACTGAAGATACATTATCAATTGTCGCTATTAATGCTAGTTATCCAGTAGAAACGTTAGCACATTTAATAAAGTATGACACAACACATGGTAGATTTGCAGGACAAGTTGAAACAGATGATAATGCTTTAATTGTGAATGGGAAGCGAATTTTAGTTGTGAACTCTCGTGATCCAAGAGAACTACCATGGGGATCATTAAAAATAGATATTGTAATAGAAGCGACAGGAAAATTTAATAACAAAGAACATGCGGAAAAGCATATAGTGGCTGGTGCAAAGAAAGTAATATTAACCGCGCCAGGTAAAAACGAAGATATTACGATTGTTATCGGAGTTAATGAAAATGATTTTGATGTGGAAAACCACAACATTATTTCAAATGCATCATGCACAACTAACTGTTTAGCGCCGGTTGTAAAAATTCTAGATGACTATTTTCATATACATAATGGCTTAATGACAACAGTCCATTCTTTTACAAACGATCAGAAAAACATAGATAATCCACACAAAGATCTTCGCCGCGCAAGAGCATGTGCACAATCTATTATTCCGACTACGACTGGGGCAGCGAAGGCACTTTCAAAAGTGTTACCACATTTGAATGGCAAATTACATGGAATGGCATTGCGTGTTCCAACACCTAATGTATCATTAGTTGATCTTGTAGTGGATGTAGAGAAAGATGTAACAGTAGAAGAAGTTAATGAGGTCTTTAGGAAATCTGCTACAGACTCATTAAAAGGCATTGTGGATATTACAATGGAGCCTTTAGTAAGTGTTGATTTTAATACGAATCCTCACTCATCTATCATAGATGGACTGTCAACGATGGTAATGGAAAAGCGCAAAATCAAAGTACTTGCTTGGTATGACAATGAGTGGGGATATTCGTGTCGCGTTGTTGATTTAACGAAGCATATCGCGTATGAATTGTTATCTCACTCAGAAGTTTGCGTCGGATAG